Proteins from one Loktanella sp. M215 genomic window:
- the trpB gene encoding tryptophan synthase subunit beta, which produces MPDDLFNSFMNGPDEKGRFGNYGGRFVSETLMPLILSLEEEYEKAKTDDSFWAEMQDLWTHYVGRPSPLYFAERLTDHLGGAKVYMKRDELNHTGAHKINNVLGQIILARRMGKTRIIAETGAGQHGVATATVCAKFGLQCVVYMGAHDVERQAPNVFRMRLLGAEVIPVTSGRGTLKDAMNDALRDWVTNVRDTFYCIGTVAGPHPYPAMVRDFQSIIGKEVREQMQAAEGRLPDTLIAAIGGGSNAMGLFYPFLDDSTVNIIGVEAGGKGVNAKMEHCASLTGGRPGVLHGNRTYLLQDDDGQILEGFSISAGLDYPGIGPEHAWLHDIGRAQYVSITDVEALEAFQLSCALEGIIPALEPSHALAHVMKIAPTLPKDHLLVMNMCGRGDKDIFTVAKHLGFDMKI; this is translated from the coding sequence ATGCCTGACGATCTTTTCAACAGCTTCATGAATGGCCCGGACGAAAAGGGCCGCTTCGGCAACTACGGCGGGCGCTTCGTGTCCGAAACGCTGATGCCGCTGATCCTCTCTCTGGAAGAGGAATACGAGAAGGCCAAGACCGACGACAGCTTCTGGGCCGAGATGCAGGACCTCTGGACCCATTACGTCGGCCGCCCCAGCCCGCTTTACTTTGCCGAACGCCTGACCGACCACCTGGGCGGCGCCAAGGTCTACATGAAGCGGGACGAGCTGAACCACACCGGCGCGCACAAGATCAACAACGTGCTGGGTCAGATCATTCTGGCCCGCCGCATGGGCAAGACCCGGATCATCGCGGAAACCGGGGCAGGGCAACACGGCGTTGCCACCGCCACCGTCTGTGCGAAGTTCGGCCTGCAATGCGTTGTTTACATGGGCGCCCACGATGTGGAACGTCAGGCCCCCAACGTGTTCCGTATGCGCCTTCTGGGGGCAGAGGTGATCCCCGTCACTTCTGGCCGCGGCACGCTGAAGGACGCGATGAATGACGCCCTGCGCGACTGGGTGACGAACGTGCGCGACACCTTCTACTGCATCGGCACCGTGGCCGGTCCGCATCCCTATCCCGCGATGGTCCGCGATTTCCAGTCGATCATCGGCAAGGAAGTCCGCGAACAGATGCAGGCCGCGGAGGGCCGTCTGCCCGACACCCTGATCGCCGCCATCGGTGGCGGATCGAACGCCATGGGCCTCTTCTATCCTTTTCTCGACGATTCCACGGTGAACATCATTGGGGTAGAAGCCGGGGGCAAGGGCGTGAACGCCAAGATGGAACATTGTGCCTCTCTCACCGGCGGGCGTCCCGGCGTGCTGCACGGCAACCGCACCTATCTGCTGCAGGACGACGACGGCCAGATCCTCGAAGGGTTCAGCATCTCGGCCGGCCTCGACTATCCGGGTATCGGGCCGGAACACGCATGGCTGCACGACATCGGCCGTGCGCAATACGTCAGCATTACGGATGTCGAGGCGCTGGAGGCCTTCCAGCTGTCCTGTGCGCTGGAAGGGATCATTCCCGCGCTGGAACCGTCCCACGCGCTGGCCCACGTCATGAAGATCGCGCCGACGCTGCCGAAGGATCACCTGCTGGTGATGAACATGTGCGGTCGCGGCGACAAGGACATCTTCACCGTGGCCAAGCACCTCGGTTTCGACATGAAGATCTGA
- a CDS encoding alpha-hydroxy acid oxidase: protein MPVITTIDDLKRMHRRRAPKMFFDYCESGSWTEQTFRENTSDFDRLRLRQRIAVDMSDRTLRSTMIGQDVTIPVALAPVGMTGMQSADGEIKAARAARDFGVPYTLSTMSICSIEDVAKATKAPFWFQLYVMRDEEFVDNIIQRAKNAGCNALVLTLDLQLLGQRHKDLKNGLSAPPKLTPKTILNLATKWSWGLEMLQTKNRSFGNIVGHAKSASDMTSLSAWTAEQFEPKLDWDMVARLKEKWGGKLILKGILDVEDAKKAADIGCDAIVVSNHGGRQLDGALSAIRMLPAIVAAVGDRVEVLMDSGIRSGQDILKARALGAHGVMIGRAYIYGLGAMGQKGVTKALEILQKEMDLTMALCGKRDIADVDRDILLVPKDFEGDWA from the coding sequence ATGCCGGTAATCACGACCATCGACGATCTCAAGCGGATGCACCGGCGCCGTGCGCCCAAGATGTTCTTTGACTACTGCGAAAGCGGCAGCTGGACCGAACAGACCTTCCGCGAAAACACCTCGGATTTCGACCGGTTGCGCCTGCGCCAGCGGATCGCCGTCGACATGTCGGACCGCACCCTGCGCAGCACGATGATCGGGCAGGACGTGACGATCCCCGTGGCCCTCGCCCCGGTCGGCATGACGGGCATGCAAAGCGCCGATGGTGAAATCAAGGCCGCCCGCGCCGCCCGCGACTTCGGCGTGCCTTATACCTTGTCCACCATGTCGATCTGTTCGATCGAAGATGTCGCCAAGGCGACCAAAGCGCCCTTCTGGTTCCAGCTTTACGTCATGCGCGACGAGGAATTCGTCGACAACATCATCCAGCGGGCCAAGAATGCGGGCTGCAACGCGCTCGTGCTGACGCTGGACCTGCAGCTGCTGGGCCAGCGTCACAAGGATCTGAAAAACGGCCTCTCCGCCCCGCCCAAGCTGACGCCAAAGACGATCCTGAACCTCGCGACCAAATGGTCCTGGGGGCTGGAGATGCTGCAGACCAAAAACCGCAGCTTCGGCAATATCGTCGGCCACGCGAAATCCGCCTCGGACATGACGTCGCTGTCCGCCTGGACCGCCGAACAGTTCGAACCGAAGCTGGACTGGGACATGGTCGCCCGGCTGAAGGAAAAGTGGGGCGGCAAGCTGATCCTGAAAGGCATCCTCGATGTGGAGGACGCCAAGAAAGCAGCAGACATCGGCTGCGACGCCATCGTCGTGTCCAACCACGGCGGCCGCCAGCTGGACGGCGCGCTGTCGGCGATCCGCATGCTGCCCGCCATCGTGGCGGCCGTGGGCGACCGGGTCGAGGTGCTGATGGACTCGGGCATCCGGTCCGGTCAGGACATCCTGAAGGCCCGCGCACTGGGCGCGCACGGCGTCATGATCGGCCGCGCCTATATCTACGGCCTTGGCGCAATGGGGCAGAAGGGTGTGACGAAGGCGCTGGAGATCCTGCAAAAGGAAATGGATTTGACCATGGCGCTCTGCGGCAAGCGCGACATCGCCGACGTCGACCGTGACATCCTGCTGGTCCCAAAGGATTTCGAAGGCGACTGGGCCTGA
- a CDS encoding 50S ribosomal protein L25/general stress protein Ctc, translated as MADKIPDLHAEVRAGTGKGAARTARRNGMVPGVVYGGGADPVALQLDFNKLLTRLRKGRFMSTLFNLKVEGHDDVRVICRGIQRHVVKDLPTHIDLMRLKRTSRVDIFIPVEFINADDCKALRSGGGVLTVVRNEVEMNVLAGEIPDHITVDLAGRAMGDTIHISDIALPEGAVPVISDRDFVIANIQAPKTLAADDEDETVEADEVPTTEMGPPDGEEA; from the coding sequence ATGGCTGACAAGATCCCTGATCTGCACGCCGAGGTTCGCGCGGGGACAGGCAAGGGGGCCGCCCGCACAGCTCGTCGTAATGGAATGGTACCCGGAGTCGTCTACGGTGGCGGGGCCGATCCGGTCGCGCTGCAGCTCGACTTCAACAAGCTGCTGACGCGCCTGCGCAAGGGCCGCTTCATGTCCACGCTGTTCAACCTGAAGGTTGAAGGCCACGACGACGTCCGAGTCATCTGCCGCGGCATCCAGCGCCACGTGGTGAAGGACCTGCCGACGCACATCGACCTGATGCGCCTGAAGCGCACGAGCCGCGTCGACATCTTCATCCCCGTCGAATTCATCAACGCAGACGACTGCAAGGCCCTGCGGTCCGGCGGCGGCGTGCTGACGGTCGTGCGGAACGAAGTCGAGATGAACGTGCTCGCCGGCGAGATCCCCGATCACATCACCGTCGATCTGGCAGGCCGCGCGATGGGTGACACCATCCACATCAGCGACATCGCGCTGCCCGAAGGTGCCGTGCCGGTCATCAGCGACCGCGATTTCGTCATCGCCAATATCCAGGCGCCCAAGACACTGGCTGCCGACGATGAGGACGAGACGGTCGAGGCCGACGAAGTGCCGACCACCGAGATGGGCCCGCCCGACGGCGAAGAAGCCTGA
- a CDS encoding alpha-amylase family glycosyl hydrolase translates to MARPPQATITDDDLFALRWDRGRRDLTGPIRRLYGDTVDADAFLDRLKALLHQHWQDRPADLRLLDLQRDLNPDWFLSERMVAYVFYIDRFAGRLADLPGRIPYLADLGVTYAHMMPCLKPRRGANDGGYAVMDYRQINPDLGTMADFRAATAAFRKTGISPVIDMVVNHTAKEHDWALRARAGDPFYQAFYRMFDDDTLPKAFEETLVEIFPAQAPGNFTYYPDMGKWVWTTFNEYQWDLNWENPEVFLAVLDTILYLANQGVECFRLDAVAFMWKRMGTGCQNLPEVHDLLQLLTQSTRICAPAVIHKAEAIVGPSDLVPYLGTGTHAGKVSQLAYHNNLMVQFWSSLASGDTRLMNYVLKTHFPESFRRASFAPYIRCHDDIGWAITPEDTAHIPAMDAKAHRDYLSDFYNGSFPGSWARGADFQVNEETGDRRTNGSFASLAGLELSVAAGDDTGIDMAIARIRLGHALIASYGGIPLIYMGDEIGLTNDHSYLTEPALADDGRWMQRPAMDWAVATAPTGPAARIKADLRHVMAVRKTMPQLAGDVPTRVIDTGNPALFVWQRLGDDRTVTCIANFTARPQSLAVADAGLDAGKLTDLLTGRPPEVADDRIAIPPYGCLWLR, encoded by the coding sequence ATGGCCAGACCACCGCAGGCGACGATCACCGATGACGACCTCTTTGCCCTGCGCTGGGACCGGGGCCGTCGCGACCTGACCGGGCCGATCCGCAGGCTTTATGGCGATACCGTCGATGCCGATGCCTTTCTCGACCGGCTGAAGGCGCTGCTGCATCAGCATTGGCAGGACCGCCCCGCCGACCTGCGCCTGCTGGACCTGCAGCGCGACCTGAACCCCGACTGGTTCCTGTCGGAACGGATGGTCGCCTATGTCTTCTACATCGACCGCTTTGCCGGACGGCTGGCCGATCTGCCCGGCCGCATCCCCTATCTGGCCGACCTCGGCGTGACCTATGCCCACATGATGCCCTGCCTGAAGCCGCGGCGCGGCGCCAATGATGGCGGCTATGCGGTCATGGACTACCGTCAGATCAATCCGGACCTTGGCACGATGGCCGACTTTCGCGCGGCGACCGCGGCGTTCCGCAAGACAGGGATCAGCCCGGTGATCGACATGGTGGTGAACCACACGGCCAAGGAACACGACTGGGCCCTGCGCGCCCGCGCGGGCGATCCGTTCTATCAGGCCTTCTACCGCATGTTCGACGACGACACGCTGCCCAAAGCCTTTGAGGAGACGCTGGTCGAGATCTTCCCTGCGCAGGCCCCCGGCAATTTCACCTACTACCCTGACATGGGAAAATGGGTCTGGACCACCTTCAACGAATACCAGTGGGATCTGAACTGGGAAAATCCGGAGGTCTTCCTCGCCGTCCTCGACACCATCCTGTATCTCGCCAATCAGGGCGTCGAATGCTTCCGCCTCGATGCCGTGGCGTTCATGTGGAAGCGGATGGGGACCGGCTGCCAGAACCTGCCCGAAGTCCACGACCTGCTGCAACTGCTGACCCAGTCCACCCGCATCTGTGCCCCCGCGGTGATCCACAAGGCCGAGGCGATCGTGGGGCCATCCGACCTTGTCCCCTATCTTGGCACCGGGACGCATGCGGGAAAGGTCAGCCAACTGGCTTACCATAATAACCTGATGGTGCAGTTCTGGTCGTCGCTCGCCTCTGGCGATACCCGGCTGATGAATTACGTGCTGAAAACGCACTTTCCCGAATCCTTCCGCCGCGCGTCCTTCGCCCCTTACATCCGCTGCCACGACGATATCGGTTGGGCGATCACGCCAGAGGATACGGCCCATATCCCCGCGATGGACGCGAAGGCGCACCGCGATTATCTGTCGGACTTCTACAACGGCAGCTTTCCCGGCAGCTGGGCGCGCGGTGCCGACTTTCAGGTGAACGAGGAGACGGGCGACCGCCGCACCAACGGCAGCTTCGCCAGCCTTGCGGGGCTCGAATTGTCGGTCGCAGCCGGCGATGATACCGGGATCGACATGGCGATCGCGCGGATCAGGCTGGGGCACGCGCTGATCGCGTCCTACGGCGGGATTCCCCTGATCTACATGGGGGACGAGATCGGGCTGACCAACGACCACAGCTACCTGACGGAGCCTGCCTTGGCCGACGACGGACGATGGATGCAGCGTCCCGCGATGGATTGGGCCGTGGCCACCGCCCCGACAGGCCCCGCGGCCCGGATCAAGGCAGACCTGCGGCACGTCATGGCGGTGCGCAAGACCATGCCGCAGCTGGCGGGCGACGTGCCGACGCGGGTGATCGACACCGGCAACCCGGCGCTGTTCGTCTGGCAGCGGCTGGGGGATGACCGCACCGTGACCTGCATCGCCAACTTCACCGCCCGGCCGCAATCGCTGGCCGTGGCGGATGCGGGCCTTGATGCGGGCAAGCTGACGGATCTGTTGACCGGGCGACCACCGGAGGTCGCAGACGACCGGATCGCGATTCCGCCCTACGGGTGCCTTTGGCTGCGCTAA
- a CDS encoding YdeI/OmpD-associated family protein, which translates to MMTTDVADYFTLGCGRCDRFAKPTCSTRRWIVGLTALRRICRDMGLSETVKWAHPCYMHAGRNIAIIGAFREDFRLTLMNASLLSDPEGLLERQGENSQTAGTLRFVDADRVAEHEPAIRGFLADLMHHAEAGTKVPRQQATFALPDELIAALDDDPDLAEAFAALTPGRQRSWVLHLEGTKVAATRLARIAKARDRIIAGKGAQER; encoded by the coding sequence ATGATGACCACGGACGTCGCGGATTATTTCACGCTGGGGTGCGGGCGCTGCGACAGGTTCGCGAAGCCTACTTGTTCCACGCGCCGCTGGATCGTTGGTCTGACCGCCCTGCGCCGCATCTGCCGCGACATGGGATTGTCAGAGACGGTGAAATGGGCGCATCCCTGTTACATGCACGCGGGCCGCAACATCGCGATCATCGGGGCCTTCCGCGAGGATTTCCGCCTGACCCTCATGAACGCCAGCCTGCTGAGCGACCCCGAGGGGCTGCTGGAACGACAGGGCGAGAACAGCCAGACGGCGGGCACGCTGCGGTTTGTCGATGCAGACCGTGTTGCTGAACACGAACCCGCGATCCGCGGCTTTCTGGCGGACCTGATGCATCACGCCGAGGCAGGTACGAAGGTGCCCCGCCAGCAGGCGACGTTCGCGTTGCCCGACGAACTCATCGCGGCTCTGGACGACGATCCGGACCTGGCAGAGGCGTTTGCCGCGCTGACCCCCGGCCGCCAAAGGTCGTGGGTGCTGCATCTGGAGGGGACGAAGGTTGCCGCGACCCGACTGGCGCGGATCGCGAAGGCGCGCGACAGGATCATCGCAGGCAAGGGCGCGCAGGAGCGTTAG
- a CDS encoding DUF2237 family protein produces the protein MEKDPSFNVLGSTLQTCSTAPMTGFFRNGACDTCAADQGIHTVCAVMTAEFLAYSKYVGNDLSTPRPEFGFPGLKPGDGWCLCASRFLQAHDEGCAPQVSLYATHVRALEIVPIDVLRRYAVPE, from the coding sequence ATGGAAAAAGACCCCTCTTTCAACGTTCTTGGCAGCACGCTGCAAACCTGCTCCACCGCGCCCATGACCGGATTTTTCCGCAATGGCGCCTGCGACACCTGTGCTGCCGATCAGGGCATTCACACGGTCTGCGCGGTGATGACGGCAGAGTTTCTGGCCTATTCGAAATACGTCGGCAACGACCTGTCGACGCCGCGGCCGGAATTCGGCTTTCCGGGCCTGAAACCCGGCGATGGCTGGTGTCTGTGCGCCAGCCGCTTTCTGCAGGCCCACGATGAAGGCTGTGCACCGCAGGTCAGTCTGTACGCCACCCATGTCCGCGCGCTGGAGATCGTGCCGATCGACGTGCTGCGCCGGTATGCCGTGCCGGAATGA
- a CDS encoding phosphoribosylanthranilate isomerase produces MPVRIKICGLRTAQDVAAAVACGADDIGLVFFDRSPRHLTLDAAAELALTVPVGIRKVALTVDANDATLDALLARVPVDLLQLHGHESPDRVRDIRKRTGIPVMKAVGIAESADLDALDDYMAVCEQVLVDAKPPRGGVLPGGNGLSFDWRLLEGRTWPVPWMLAGGLRPSNVAEAIRLTGAPQVDVSSGVESAPGIKDPDMIRDFCAAVRGV; encoded by the coding sequence TTGCCCGTCCGGATCAAGATTTGCGGCCTGCGCACGGCGCAGGACGTGGCCGCCGCCGTGGCCTGCGGCGCCGATGACATCGGTCTGGTCTTCTTTGACCGCTCACCGCGTCACCTGACGCTGGACGCCGCGGCAGAGCTGGCCCTGACCGTGCCCGTTGGCATCCGCAAGGTCGCGCTGACCGTGGACGCCAATGACGCGACCCTTGATGCCCTGCTGGCGCGGGTGCCGGTCGATCTGCTGCAGCTTCACGGCCACGAGTCGCCGGACCGGGTGCGCGACATTCGCAAGCGCACCGGCATCCCGGTGATGAAGGCCGTCGGCATTGCCGAATCCGCCGACCTCGACGCGCTGGACGATTACATGGCCGTCTGCGAACAGGTTCTGGTGGATGCCAAGCCGCCGCGCGGCGGTGTGCTGCCCGGCGGCAACGGCCTGTCGTTCGACTGGCGTCTGCTGGAAGGACGCACATGGCCTGTGCCGTGGATGCTGGCGGGCGGACTGCGTCCGTCCAACGTGGCAGAGGCGATCCGCCTGACCGGCGCACCGCAGGTCGACGTGTCGTCCGGCGTCGAAAGCGCGCCCGGCATCAAGGATCCCGACATGATCCGCGACTTCTGCGCCGCCGTCCGCGGCGTCTGA
- a CDS encoding LapA family protein: MKTLKYVFWALVAVLLVLVGLANRDATTLQAMPTAFANLFNISPQITLPLFIVIFLAVGAGLLLGLIWEWIREYPERVEARARAREIESLRKEVAQLRLAAASPKKGDDVIALLDAPKRRIA, translated from the coding sequence ATGAAAACTCTCAAATACGTCTTCTGGGCCCTCGTGGCCGTGCTTCTGGTGCTGGTGGGTCTGGCCAACCGGGATGCGACGACGTTGCAGGCGATGCCGACGGCCTTCGCCAACCTGTTCAACATCTCTCCTCAGATCACGCTGCCGTTGTTCATCGTGATCTTTCTGGCGGTCGGCGCTGGTCTTTTGCTGGGCCTGATCTGGGAATGGATCCGCGAATATCCCGAGCGGGTCGAGGCCCGCGCCCGTGCGCGCGAGATCGAAAGCCTGCGCAAGGAAGTGGCCCAGCTGCGTCTGGCCGCCGCGAGCCCGAAGAAGGGTGACGATGTCATCGCCCTTCTGGATGCGCCCAAGCGCCGGATCGCCTGA
- the dtd gene encoding D-aminoacyl-tRNA deacylase — protein sequence MRALIQRVTQASVAIDGKVVGETGPGLLILICAMAGDGPDAPTKMAAKIAKLRIFKDDAGKMNLSLLDTHRSALIVSQFTLAGDTSRGNRPGFSSAASPVEGRAAYESFVSEVGKLGITTAAGRFGADMAVSLTNDGPVTLWVEV from the coding sequence ATGCGCGCACTGATCCAGCGGGTCACACAGGCCTCTGTCGCCATCGACGGCAAGGTCGTGGGCGAAACCGGCCCCGGCCTGCTGATCCTGATCTGCGCCATGGCGGGTGACGGTCCCGACGCGCCAACAAAAATGGCTGCGAAAATCGCAAAGCTCCGCATCTTCAAGGATGACGCGGGCAAGATGAACCTGTCGCTGCTGGACACACACCGCAGCGCCCTGATCGTGTCCCAGTTCACGCTGGCCGGCGATACCAGCCGGGGCAACCGTCCCGGCTTTTCCTCTGCCGCGTCCCCGGTCGAGGGCCGCGCGGCCTATGAGTCCTTCGTCAGCGAAGTCGGCAAGTTGGGGATCACGACCGCGGCCGGCCGGTTCGGGGCCGACATGGCCGTCAGCCTGACGAACGACGGCCCCGTAACGCTCTGGGTCGAGGTCTAG
- a CDS encoding DUF4893 domain-containing protein yields the protein MIRAACIAILCLPGMAVAQQDDLGLHPADQARLDGFDATVGKALLQAFAGGRLGDVDQLQEVLSGQPVAPLETTLQGNWTCRMLKVGGDLNPLVVYAPFDCEIAADGTGFTVEKVSGSQRLTGRIALLDGQMVLTGTGYVTDTTPVAYADLPQDTTGDGTLWPVVGVAEQVAQDRIRILMPKPVLESDLDILDLRRKPAPEAPAPAPVDDTETPAPAND from the coding sequence ATGATCCGCGCCGCCTGCATCGCGATCCTGTGCCTGCCGGGAATGGCCGTAGCGCAGCAAGATGACCTCGGATTGCATCCTGCCGATCAGGCGCGTCTGGACGGGTTCGATGCCACCGTGGGAAAGGCCCTGTTGCAAGCCTTCGCCGGCGGCCGTCTGGGCGACGTCGACCAGCTGCAAGAGGTCCTCTCGGGCCAGCCCGTGGCGCCGCTGGAAACCACGCTGCAAGGCAATTGGACCTGCCGGATGTTGAAGGTGGGCGGGGACCTGAACCCGCTTGTCGTCTATGCGCCCTTCGACTGCGAGATCGCGGCGGACGGGACGGGGTTCACGGTCGAAAAGGTGTCAGGATCGCAACGCCTGACCGGGCGGATCGCGCTGCTGGACGGTCAGATGGTGCTGACCGGCACCGGCTATGTCACCGACACGACACCTGTCGCCTACGCCGACCTGCCGCAGGATACGACCGGCGACGGCACGCTTTGGCCTGTCGTGGGCGTCGCGGAACAGGTCGCGCAAGACCGCATCCGTATCCTGATGCCAAAGCCTGTCTTGGAATCCGACCTCGATATCCTTGATCTGCGGCGCAAGCCGGCGCCAGAGGCCCCAGCCCCCGCGCCCGTGGACGACACCGAGACACCGGCACCGGCCAACGATTAG
- the pth gene encoding aminoacyl-tRNA hydrolase, with the protein MKLIVGLGNPGAQYAGHRHNIGFMALDRIAGDHGFGPWRAKFNGEVSEGRFGSDKALLLKPTTFMNDSGRSVQAACAFHKIAPADVIVFHDEIDLAPGKVRLKTGGGHAGHNGLRSIHAHIGPDYDRVRLGVGHPGHKDRVPGYVLHDFAKADQDWLDDELRGISDGIAQLVAGHGDRFLNAIALRTAPARSSTAKPDKPAPAKAVDAAPPDTRSALQKLTDRFK; encoded by the coding sequence ATGAAACTTATCGTAGGCCTTGGCAATCCCGGCGCGCAATATGCGGGTCACCGTCACAACATCGGCTTCATGGCGCTCGACCGGATCGCGGGCGATCACGGCTTTGGCCCGTGGCGCGCCAAGTTCAATGGCGAGGTGTCTGAAGGACGGTTCGGGTCCGACAAGGCGCTACTGCTGAAGCCCACGACCTTCATGAACGATTCGGGGCGGTCCGTGCAGGCGGCCTGCGCCTTTCACAAGATTGCCCCCGCCGACGTCATCGTCTTTCACGACGAGATCGACCTTGCCCCCGGCAAGGTGCGTCTGAAGACAGGCGGCGGCCATGCGGGGCACAATGGCTTGCGGTCGATCCATGCCCATATCGGGCCCGACTACGACCGCGTGCGTCTTGGCGTCGGGCATCCGGGCCACAAGGATCGCGTGCCCGGCTATGTGCTGCACGATTTCGCCAAGGCCGATCAGGACTGGCTGGACGACGAGCTGCGCGGGATATCCGACGGCATTGCCCAGCTGGTCGCGGGTCATGGCGACAGGTTCCTGAACGCCATCGCCCTGCGCACGGCCCCTGCCCGATCCTCGACCGCAAAACCCGATAAACCCGCCCCGGCCAAGGCAGTGGACGCGGCCCCACCGGACACCCGCAGCGCCCTGCAAAAGCTGACGGACCGCTTCAAGTGA
- the ihfB gene encoding integration host factor subunit beta: MIRSELIQKIAEENPHLFQRDVERIVSTIFDEITGALVRGDRVELRGFGAFSVKKRDGRTGRNPRTGEAVEVEEKHVPFFKTGKLLRDRLNGA; this comes from the coding sequence ATGATTCGTTCCGAACTGATCCAGAAGATTGCCGAGGAGAACCCGCATCTGTTCCAGCGCGACGTCGAGCGGATCGTCAGCACCATCTTCGACGAGATCACCGGCGCGCTCGTGCGTGGTGACCGTGTCGAACTGCGTGGATTCGGTGCATTCTCTGTCAAGAAGCGTGACGGACGCACCGGACGGAACCCACGGACCGGCGAAGCGGTTGAGGTTGAAGAGAAACATGTGCCATTCTTCAAGACAGGCAAACTGTTGCGCGACCGGCTGAACGGCGCGTAA
- a CDS encoding DUF2332 domain-containing protein: MPSALVTSFTDQAVHCDNLGSAFTARLCTLLATRDWPAGPLRDRVFAWPGDTGSRGQSVPLRLCGALHALQLEGDPALTAVYPPQAAEDDAIWQAVHAALRDHAAFIDRFIDSPPQTNEVRRAAGLIAASHWLHARHPLPFRITELGASGGLNLMFDHFALALPGATLGPTRAALTLEPAWTGALPPTAQPLIVDRLGVDLNPLDPANPADALRLQAYLWAGQPHRLALTRAAMGIARAAVIRADAIDGLTPRLPHVRGQLHLIYHTIAWQYFPADRQALGRARIEAAGATATDDAPLAWLGMESDGTNAAGAALTLRLWPGDVTVRLARMDFHGRWIEWTAPD; encoded by the coding sequence ATGCCATCCGCCTTGGTCACGTCGTTCACGGATCAGGCGGTCCATTGCGACAATCTGGGATCAGCCTTCACCGCGCGGCTCTGCACCCTGCTCGCCACCCGCGACTGGCCCGCAGGTCCGCTGCGCGACCGCGTCTTTGCGTGGCCGGGTGACACCGGTTCACGCGGGCAAAGCGTGCCCCTGCGCCTGTGTGGTGCGCTGCACGCCCTGCAACTGGAGGGCGATCCGGCACTGACCGCGGTCTATCCGCCGCAGGCGGCAGAGGACGACGCCATCTGGCAGGCGGTCCATGCGGCGCTGAGGGATCATGCGGCTTTCATCGACCGCTTCATCGACAGCCCGCCCCAGACCAACGAGGTGCGCCGTGCCGCGGGCCTGATCGCGGCCAGCCACTGGCTGCACGCCCGCCACCCCCTGCCCTTCCGCATCACAGAGCTTGGGGCCAGCGGCGGGTTGAACCTGATGTTCGACCATTTCGCGCTGGCCCTGCCCGGTGCGACCCTTGGTCCCACGCGCGCGGCTTTGACGCTGGAGCCCGCATGGACCGGTGCGCTGCCGCCGACGGCACAGCCCCTGATCGTCGACCGTCTGGGGGTGGATCTGAACCCCCTTGACCCCGCAAATCCTGCGGATGCCTTGCGTCTGCAGGCCTACCTTTGGGCTGGGCAGCCCCACCGGCTGGCGCTGACCCGCGCGGCCATGGGCATCGCCCGCGCAGCGGTGATCCGTGCAGATGCCATTGACGGGCTGACCCCGCGCCTGCCCCATGTGCGGGGCCAATTGCACCTGATCTATCACACGATCGCCTGGCAGTATTTTCCGGCGGACCGGCAGGCCCTTGGCCGCGCCCGGATCGAGGCTGCCGGCGCCACTGCCACCGACGATGCGCCGCTGGCGTGGCTGGGGATGGAATCGGACGGCACAAATGCCGCGGGTGCCGCGCTGACCCTGCGGCTATGGCCCGGCGATGTCACGGTGCGTCTGGCGCGGATGGATTTCCATGGCCGCTGGATCGAATGGACGGCCCCCGACTGA